The Geoalkalibacter subterraneus genome contains the following window.
CAACGCCAGCCGCGACTTCTTCCTCGCCCCGCTGGCGAACCTGAAGCAGCACATCTTGGTCTCCACCTTTGCAGTCCTTCTTTTCACTGTCCTGGCCGCAGGATTTTTCGCCCGCACTCTGACCCGTCCTCTCCAGGCAGTCATCGACGGTACTCACCGCCTGAGCAAAGACTTAGGTTACCGCATCCGCATTGGCAGCCGTGACGAGGTCGGTTTTCTCGCCGATGAAATCAATCGCATGGCCGATACCCTGCAGAGCAATCTGGAAGAACAGGCCCGCGTCGAACAGCAGATCTGCCACACCGAGAAACTCGCCTCGGTCGGGGAGATGGCTGCAGGCCTGGCCCATGAACTCAACACCCCGCTCGGCAACATCCAGGCACTGGCCAGCCTGGCGGGGAAAGAGCTCGACGGCGGCAAGCTTGACACGGCCGCCCTGCGCCAGGATCTGGCGGACATCACCGATCAAACGGGCAAGTGCAGCCGCATCCTCAGTGGTCTGCTCAGCTTCGCCCGCAAGCAGCATCCCAACCTGGCCCTGCAGGACATCAACACTTTGATTGAAGAGGCTCTGAGGCTGGTCCGCATCCGCCAGGAAAAGGAGGATATCCGCATCGACTTTTCTCCCGATCCCGCCCTGCCCTATGTGCGGGTGGACGGCCACCAGATCCAGCAGGTTTTTGTCAATCTTCTGCTCAACGCCTTCGACGCAATGCCTGACGGCGGCACGGTGCATATCACCTGCACCGACGAAGAACAGCGGATCGCGGTGCGTATCCGCGATGAGGGGGATGGCATCCCCGCCGAGAACCTGCGCAAGATCTTCGACCCCTTCTTCACCACCAAGGAAGCGGGTAAAGGCACGGGGCTTGGTTTGTCTGTGAGCTACGGTATCGTGCAGAGCCAGGGAGGTACGATCGAGGTGGAATCGCCGCCGGGGCAAGGAGCAACGTTCACCCTGCGGCTGCCTAAAGGAGTCTACTGACGATGAGTGGAAAAATCCGCATTCTGGTCGTCGATGACGACCCGCTGACCTGCCGCATCCTTGAACGCATGCTCAAGAAGGACTACCAGGTCAGCAGCTATACCAGCAGCGAAGAGGGGCTGCAGCATCTCCGCAGCCAAGGGACAGATCTGCTGTTCACCGACCTCAAAATGCCCAGGATCAACGGCTTCGAACTTATGGCCAAGGCTCACGAAATCGACCCGGCCATCATAGTCTTCATCATCACCGGTTTCTCCTCCCTGGACAACGCCGTGGCTGCTGTCAAAAAAGGAGCCTACGACTACATCGCAAAGCCTTTCGAACCCGACGATGTCCAGCTGCGCATCGCCCGCGCCCTCAAGGAGCGGACCCTGGAAACCCAGGTCGACCGCCTGCAGCAGGAACGGCAGCGCGGCCGGGAGCAGGAGACCCCCCTGACCTGCAACGCAAGGATGGAAGAGCTGTTGGAGCTGGCGCGCCGGGTGGCGATGACGGACAGCAACGTCCTCATTCAGGGAGAAACCGGGGTCGGCAAGGAAGTGCTGGCCCGCTTCATTCACCGGCAAAGCCCCCGTTCCGCCGGCGCCTTCGTACCCGTTAACTGCGGCGCCCTCGCAGAAGGGGTGTTGGAAAGTGAACTCTTCGGCCACGAAAAAGGGGCTTTCACCGGGGCCACCTCAAAACGCAGCGGCTACTTTGAGCTGGCCGATAAAGGCACCCTGCTCCTTGACGAGATCGGCACCACCAATGCCAACTTTCAGGTCAAGCTGCTGCGTGTTCTGCAGGAGCGCCTCGTTCATCCCGTCGGCAGCAGCCGTCCCGTTCCCGTTGACGTGCGGCTCATCGCCGCCGCCAACATCGACCTGGCAGAAGCCGCCCGCAGCGATCTTTTCCGCAGCGACCTCTACTACCGTCTCAGCGTTGTGACCCTGCACATCCCCCCTCTACGGGAACGGTGCGAGGACATCCCCCTGCTGGCCCGGCATTTCCTCGAAAAATACCGGCATATCAATCCCAGGGTGCAGG
Protein-coding sequences here:
- a CDS encoding sensor histidine kinase, whose amino-acid sequence is MKRLTISRKTLLAMIGLAIPSLLIFTVLTLTATANILRANSTRQIEELAEHSVQSLQQLVRRSKTTLMTIAATQNVRDYLSWRSGGEVTAWPQVLSRLEESFLDFQQLDPSIQAIRLLDEEGNVLVKVREGVVIPRRETPPSEQSLPLVESLKNRDFFQGTMVLQQGEIWTSNMERGKVEGEEYWCPAMVRFSTPLFLEDGRRAGALIINVWGETAGRLINQLISPEEGAAFLVERNLNQPSRNGIYLFHQDRTCEFGNQTGSEITAFQQFPDELTSAWMSQPQGVSFHPDTGDILAHRFYSPYNDSRHGWVLVINASRDFFLAPLANLKQHILVSTFAVLLFTVLAAGFFARTLTRPLQAVIDGTHRLSKDLGYRIRIGSRDEVGFLADEINRMADTLQSNLEEQARVEQQICHTEKLASVGEMAAGLAHELNTPLGNIQALASLAGKELDGGKLDTAALRQDLADITDQTGKCSRILSGLLSFARKQHPNLALQDINTLIEEALRLVRIRQEKEDIRIDFSPDPALPYVRVDGHQIQQVFVNLLLNAFDAMPDGGTVHITCTDEEQRIAVRIRDEGDGIPAENLRKIFDPFFTTKEAGKGTGLGLSVSYGIVQSQGGTIEVESPPGQGATFTLRLPKGVY
- a CDS encoding sigma-54-dependent transcriptional regulator; this translates as MSGKIRILVVDDDPLTCRILERMLKKDYQVSSYTSSEEGLQHLRSQGTDLLFTDLKMPRINGFELMAKAHEIDPAIIVFIITGFSSLDNAVAAVKKGAYDYIAKPFEPDDVQLRIARALKERTLETQVDRLQQERQRGREQETPLTCNARMEELLELARRVAMTDSNVLIQGETGVGKEVLARFIHRQSPRSAGAFVPVNCGALAEGVLESELFGHEKGAFTGATSKRSGYFELADKGTLLLDEIGTTNANFQVKLLRVLQERLVHPVGSSRPVPVDVRLIAAANIDLAEAARSDLFRSDLYYRLSVVTLHIPPLRERCEDIPLLARHFLEKYRHINPRVQDITPEGLSRLQGYSFPGNVRELENIIERAMILATGNALCTDTLLLGGMTPAPAQTSGGKPLAMEEAEKNHILQVLAQCGGRKGEAADLLGINKSTLWRKMKRFGIE